From a single Azospirillum fermentarium genomic region:
- a CDS encoding sensor histidine kinase has protein sequence MAIVVLWVGLTRAIIDDYSGDTRDSRALVHNLSLALEEHARRTVQSVDQALVFLLHRYAQDPAGFDPVALLRHELQPTGLPISISLLDRDGWLVLSSEPIGGRLNYADRQHFRFHRSTPDSGLFIGEPVLTRRSGEIRMRFSRSIRDAQGNFAGVMAILLDPAYFVRLYQGMDVGKAGIISLFSREGEEYVRRTGAAVTFGGTLRDGPLFDLVSRYAGGEVFEGAAPGAGPLLISSHLLDDLPVGVMLGLNRDEVLAGFREKTWRTVLVGVMLTAVLLVLSGLLVRRIRIHAAASAELERTSRAAESASAAKSAFLAAMSHELRTPLNAILGYSEVMVHQMFGPLDERYRGYAGLIHHSGAHLLDMISGVLDFARLEDGSVVVTEERVSLPPLLDACLEQARGLPDGHGLTLTASVPRDLPDLRADRTRLAQVMMHLLSNAVKFTPPGGRVTVHAAAGLSGLAVTVQDTGSGIAADDIAHVMEPFSQGGDPLHRRHGGTGLGLPLARELTRLMGGSLHVDSSPGHGTAVTLLFPPARVLPPAGPAAPDDKESRSSP, from the coding sequence TTGGCCATTGTCGTTCTCTGGGTTGGGCTGACCAGGGCGATCATCGACGATTACAGCGGCGACACCCGCGACAGCCGTGCGCTGGTCCACAACCTGTCCCTGGCGCTGGAGGAGCACGCGCGCCGCACGGTGCAGTCGGTCGATCAGGCGCTCGTCTTCCTGCTGCACCGCTATGCCCAGGATCCCGCCGGGTTCGATCCGGTGGCGCTGCTGCGGCATGAGCTTCAACCCACGGGGCTTCCCATCTCCATCTCGCTGCTGGACCGCGACGGGTGGCTGGTGCTCAGCAGCGAGCCGATCGGGGGGCGGCTCAACTACGCCGACCGCCAGCATTTCCGCTTTCACCGCAGCACGCCGGACAGCGGCCTGTTCATCGGCGAGCCGGTGCTGACCCGCCGCAGCGGCGAAATCCGCATGCGATTTTCCCGCAGCATCCGGGACGCCCAGGGCAATTTCGCCGGGGTGATGGCGATCCTGCTCGACCCCGCCTATTTCGTCCGGCTCTACCAGGGGATGGATGTGGGGAAGGCCGGCATCATCAGCCTGTTCAGCCGCGAGGGCGAGGAATACGTCCGGCGCACCGGCGCCGCCGTCACCTTCGGCGGCACGCTGCGCGACGGGCCGCTGTTCGATCTGGTCAGCCGTTATGCCGGCGGGGAGGTGTTCGAGGGGGCCGCCCCCGGCGCCGGGCCGCTGCTCATCAGCTCCCACCTGCTGGACGACCTGCCGGTGGGGGTGATGCTGGGGCTGAACCGCGACGAGGTGCTGGCCGGCTTCCGTGAAAAGACGTGGCGGACGGTGCTGGTGGGGGTGATGCTGACCGCGGTGCTGCTGGTGCTGAGCGGGCTGCTGGTCCGCCGCATCCGCATCCACGCCGCCGCGTCGGCGGAACTGGAGCGCACGTCCCGCGCCGCCGAATCGGCCAGCGCCGCCAAATCCGCCTTTCTCGCCGCCATGAGCCACGAGCTGCGCACGCCGCTGAACGCGATCCTGGGCTATTCGGAGGTGATGGTCCACCAGATGTTCGGCCCGCTGGACGAGCGCTACCGCGGCTACGCCGGTCTGATCCACCACAGCGGCGCCCATCTGCTGGACATGATTTCCGGCGTGCTGGACTTCGCCCGGCTGGAGGACGGCAGCGTGGTGGTGACGGAGGAGCGGGTATCCCTTCCCCCCCTTCTCGACGCCTGCCTGGAACAGGCGCGCGGGCTGCCCGACGGCCATGGGCTGACGCTCACGGCCTCGGTGCCGCGGGATCTGCCGGACCTGCGCGCCGACCGCACCCGGCTGGCACAGGTGATGATGCACCTGCTGTCCAACGCGGTGAAGTTCACGCCACCGGGCGGGCGGGTGACGGTGCACGCCGCCGCCGGCCTGTCGGGACTGGCGGTGACGGTGCAGGACACCGGCAGCGGCATCGCCGCCGACGACATCGCCCATGTGATGGAACCCTTTTCCCAGGGCGGCGATCCGCTGCACCGCCGCCACGGCGGCACCGGGCTGGGCCTGCCGCTGGCCCGCGAACTGACGCGGCTGATGGGCGGATCGCTGCACGTGGACAGCAGCCCCGGCCACGGGACCGCCGTCACCCTGCTGTTCCCGCCGGCCCGCGTCCTTCCCCCCGCCGGCCCTGCCGCCCCGGACGACAAGGAAAGCCGATCGTCCCCATGA
- the trpS gene encoding tryptophan--tRNA ligase, whose amino-acid sequence MNRIFSGMQPTRQLHLGNYLGALRNWVALQDQYECVFCVVDLHALTISQEPEVLRNNIREVTAAYIAAGIDPEKNILFNQSFVPAHSELAWILSCYTPLGWLNRMTQFKEKAGKQKDQANLGLYSYPVLMAADILLYKATHVPVGEDQKQHLELARDIAGAFNRHYGQDYFPLPEPQILGEATRVMSLRDGRKKMSKSDESEYSRINMTDDADTIAQKIRKAKTDPEPLPDTVEALEARPEADNLVTIYAALAGETREKVLASFAGAQFSSFKTSLVDLSVAKLAPITRRMNELLADKGEIDRLLRRGGERATALAERHLVEIKDIIGLLRP is encoded by the coding sequence GTGAACCGCATCTTTTCCGGCATGCAGCCGACCCGGCAGCTTCATCTCGGCAATTATCTCGGGGCGCTGCGCAATTGGGTGGCGCTTCAGGATCAGTATGAATGCGTCTTCTGCGTGGTCGATCTCCACGCGCTGACCATCAGCCAGGAACCCGAGGTCCTGCGCAACAACATCCGCGAGGTGACCGCGGCCTACATCGCCGCCGGGATCGACCCGGAAAAGAACATCCTGTTCAACCAGTCCTTCGTGCCGGCGCATTCGGAACTGGCGTGGATCCTGTCGTGCTACACGCCGCTGGGCTGGCTGAACCGCATGACCCAGTTCAAGGAAAAGGCCGGCAAGCAGAAGGACCAGGCCAACCTGGGCCTCTACTCCTACCCCGTGCTGATGGCCGCCGACATCCTGCTGTACAAGGCCACCCACGTGCCGGTGGGCGAGGACCAGAAGCAGCACCTGGAACTGGCCCGCGACATCGCCGGCGCCTTCAACCGCCATTACGGCCAGGACTATTTCCCCCTGCCCGAACCCCAGATCCTGGGCGAGGCGACCCGCGTCATGTCGCTGCGCGACGGCCGGAAGAAGATGAGCAAGTCCGACGAGTCGGAATATTCGCGCATCAACATGACCGACGACGCCGACACCATCGCGCAGAAGATCCGCAAGGCCAAGACCGACCCGGAACCCCTGCCCGACACCGTGGAAGCGCTGGAAGCCCGGCCCGAAGCCGACAATCTGGTCACCATCTACGCGGCCCTGGCCGGGGAAACGCGGGAAAAGGTGCTGGCGAGCTTTGCCGGTGCCCAGTTCTCGTCGTTCAAGACGTCGCTGGTGGACCTGTCGGTCGCCAAGCTGGCCCCGATCACCCGGCGCATGAACGAACTGCTGGCCGACAAGGGCGAGATCGACCGGCTGCTGCGCCGCGGCGGAGAGCGGGCCACCGCCCTGGCCGAACGTCATCTTGTGGAAATCAAGGACATCATCGGCCTGCTGCGTCCCTGA
- a CDS encoding pyroglutamyl-peptidase I family protein, with the protein MTAPPVLLTGFEPFDGGTVNPTALLMDRMAAAEGVVTAVLPVEYGACATAFRAAVAQHQPMAAVCFGMARHSDFILVEQLAWNRDESDRPDNAGTVRTGSAIDEDGPTAYGAGMPAPFLMRTLAAAGMPVAISDHAGGFVCNHLFYQARHWIETEGLDLPMAFLHTPPLPEQVADEPNRRGLSLDRLEAGAMALVTALRQILAEG; encoded by the coding sequence ATGACCGCACCCCCCGTTCTGCTGACGGGTTTCGAGCCGTTCGACGGGGGGACCGTCAACCCCACCGCCCTGCTGATGGACCGCATGGCGGCGGCGGAGGGGGTGGTCACGGCGGTGCTGCCCGTCGAATACGGCGCCTGCGCCACCGCCTTCCGTGCGGCGGTGGCGCAGCATCAGCCCATGGCGGCGGTCTGTTTCGGCATGGCCCGGCACAGCGATTTCATCCTGGTCGAACAGCTCGCCTGGAACCGCGACGAAAGCGACCGGCCCGACAACGCCGGCACGGTGCGGACCGGCAGCGCCATCGACGAGGACGGCCCCACCGCCTATGGCGCCGGCATGCCGGCGCCGTTCCTGATGCGCACGCTGGCGGCGGCGGGAATGCCGGTGGCCATCAGCGACCACGCAGGCGGCTTCGTGTGCAACCACCTGTTCTATCAGGCCCGTCACTGGATCGAGACCGAGGGGCTGGACCTTCCCATGGCCTTCCTCCACACCCCCCCGCTGCCCGAGCAGGTGGCGGACGAACCGAACCGCCGCGGCCTGTCCCTGGACCGGCTGGAGGCGGGCGCCATGGCACTGGTCACCGCGTTGCGCCAGATTCTCGCCGAAGGGTAA